A portion of the Streptomyces coeruleoprunus genome contains these proteins:
- a CDS encoding helix-turn-helix transcriptional regulator has product MTVNNNEPESSDSLRAWGEVLKAFRRRAGLTQEQLAPIVGYSTSFVSSVEQGRRMPPWDLVERAEAALDAFGALKGPAKYLTRARRVASYFRQWSKLEETARILCTYECRLIPGLLQTERYMSVMMAQSPSPIHGESIEERASNRLARQQMLFGRAAPIQFSFIIEQAVLERRSGGDDVTRELLDHLIAQASLPNVKLQVMPLHCPDHPSQDGPLYLMETADHEWYGYTESHTTGQVFYERKHVSRLQECYARLRSHALTPADSLSLLKRMREAL; this is encoded by the coding sequence ATGACGGTGAACAACAACGAACCCGAATCATCCGACAGCCTCAGGGCGTGGGGCGAGGTCCTGAAGGCCTTCCGCAGACGCGCGGGCCTGACACAGGAGCAGCTGGCGCCGATCGTGGGCTATTCCACGAGCTTCGTGTCGTCGGTGGAGCAGGGGCGGCGGATGCCGCCGTGGGACCTGGTCGAACGGGCGGAAGCGGCGCTGGACGCGTTCGGGGCGTTGAAGGGACCGGCGAAGTATCTGACTCGGGCGCGGCGGGTGGCGTCCTACTTCCGCCAGTGGTCGAAGCTGGAGGAAACGGCTCGGATTCTCTGCACGTACGAGTGTCGGCTGATCCCTGGACTGCTCCAGACGGAGCGGTACATGAGCGTGATGATGGCGCAATCGCCATCGCCCATCCATGGCGAGTCGATCGAGGAGCGTGCGTCCAATCGCCTCGCACGCCAGCAGATGCTCTTCGGTCGGGCCGCGCCCATCCAGTTCAGCTTCATCATCGAACAGGCTGTCCTCGAGCGTCGCTCGGGGGGCGACGACGTCACCAGGGAACTCCTCGATCATCTGATCGCGCAGGCGTCATTGCCGAACGTGAAGCTCCAGGTCATGCCACTGCACTGCCCGGATCACCCCAGCCAGGATGGCCCTCTCTATCTCATGGAGACGGCAGACCACGAGTGGTACGGCTACACCGAATCGCATACCACGGGCCAAGTATTTTACGAGCGGAAGCACGTGAGCAGGCTTCAGGAGTGCTATGCGAGACTGCGCTCACACGCTCTGACTCCTGCGGACTCCCTGAGCCTGCTGAAGCGAATGCGAGAAGCACTGTGA
- a CDS encoding DUF397 domain-containing protein, which yields MTTPTAELAWFKSSYSSTGNDNCVEVAASPTAVHIRDSKDTDRPEVTLSLTAWADFVARV from the coding sequence GTGACCACTCCGACAGCCGAACTCGCCTGGTTCAAGAGCAGCTACAGCAGCACCGGCAACGACAACTGCGTCGAAGTCGCCGCCTCCCCCACCGCCGTCCACATACGCGACTCCAAGGACACCGACCGCCCCGAGGTCACCCTCTCCCTCACCGCCTGGGCGGACTTCGTCGCGCGCGTCTGA
- a CDS encoding ChaB family protein, with protein sequence MPGREELPSTLERSSKDAQRTWIKAHDSAVDQYGEGERAHRVAFSALKHKYEKVGDHWERKEGGRKGPSDPRAATPRERPARSGEGIDESASKQHLYDLAKRMGIEGRSQMSKTELAEALRKESRTKTRQARER encoded by the coding sequence ATGCCGGGACGTGAGGAACTTCCGTCGACGCTGGAACGCTCCTCCAAGGACGCGCAGCGCACCTGGATCAAGGCGCACGACTCGGCCGTCGACCAGTACGGCGAGGGTGAACGGGCCCACCGGGTCGCGTTCAGCGCGCTCAAGCACAAGTACGAGAAGGTGGGCGACCACTGGGAGCGGAAGGAAGGGGGGCGCAAGGGGCCCTCCGACCCCAGGGCGGCGACGCCTCGGGAGAGGCCCGCCCGCAGTGGTGAGGGCATCGACGAGAGCGCGTCGAAGCAGCACCTGTACGACCTGGCCAAGCGCATGGGCATCGAGGGGCGCTCCCAGATGTCCAAGACCGAACTGGCCGAGGCGTTGCGCAAGGAGAGCCGGACCAAGACGCGGCAGGCACGGGAGCGCTGA
- a CDS encoding GntR family transcriptional regulator — protein MEQGRARETAAPPPPEWAGPVSRPQPQVPPSQPAAQARPYHAAARVPDQARGEAARGERVPGGQVHGERAGGEQAHREHARGEHVHSEPPAPAAGPRTVQRHSVRGQILTALRTALVSGELAPGEVYSAPALGLRFGVSATPVREAMQQLAIEGAVEVVPNRGFRVVERTPRELAELAEVRALIEVPVMLRLARTVPAARWAELRPLAEATATAAARGNLPHYAEADRAFHRALLGMAGNEQLVAIADDLHRRSQWPLISPPTTRRADLVADAAEHGALLDALVAQDLCVVESLVREHFTGGRD, from the coding sequence GTGGAGCAGGGCAGGGCCCGGGAGACGGCGGCGCCGCCACCGCCCGAGTGGGCGGGGCCGGTGTCGCGGCCGCAGCCGCAGGTCCCGCCGTCGCAGCCGGCGGCTCAGGCGCGCCCGTACCACGCCGCTGCCCGCGTACCGGACCAGGCCCGTGGCGAGGCGGCCCGCGGGGAGCGGGTCCCCGGCGGGCAGGTGCACGGGGAGCGCGCAGGGGGCGAGCAGGCGCACCGCGAGCACGCCAGGGGCGAGCACGTCCACAGTGAGCCCCCCGCTCCCGCCGCCGGCCCGCGGACCGTCCAGCGCCACTCCGTGCGCGGGCAGATCCTCACCGCCCTGCGCACCGCCCTCGTCAGTGGCGAGCTCGCGCCCGGAGAGGTGTACTCGGCGCCCGCCCTCGGGCTGCGCTTCGGCGTCTCGGCCACGCCCGTGCGCGAGGCCATGCAGCAGCTGGCCATCGAGGGAGCCGTCGAGGTCGTGCCGAACCGCGGCTTCCGCGTCGTCGAGCGCACCCCGCGCGAGCTGGCCGAGCTCGCCGAAGTACGGGCGCTGATCGAGGTGCCGGTCATGCTGCGCCTGGCCCGTACCGTCCCGGCCGCCCGCTGGGCGGAGCTGCGCCCCCTCGCCGAGGCCACCGCCACCGCGGCGGCCCGCGGGAACCTCCCCCACTACGCGGAGGCGGACCGCGCCTTCCACCGCGCCCTGCTCGGCATGGCCGGCAACGAACAACTGGTCGCCATCGCGGACGACCTGCACCGCCGCTCGCAGTGGCCCCTCATCAGCCCGCCCACCACCCGTCGCGCGGACCTCGTCGCCGACGCCGCCGAGCACGGCGCCCTCCTCGACGCCCTGGTCGCCCAGGACCTCTGCGTGGTCGAGTCCCTGGTGCGGGAACACTTCACGGGCGGCCGGGACTGA
- a CDS encoding (2Fe-2S)-binding protein yields MSVPALLPSPPASPVAESYARLAEVFPGLRIRELGEGEPTPRGGGWVGADELAAGGPALDAFLAWDSAQVLRDHGKRARPDVIASFGLHRYAWPACLLVTVPWFLDRRVPRVPVGDVSFQRALGRMAVRVREFACLPGDPAAVLPGARVVPDEEALRAEVRAAVAEHIEPVLEGFGPRMRRGRRALWGMATDEIVEGLWYVAQLMDEEARAMHELELLLPGSGRTTGSSVSGQDSDSDSGPVPVKPYVGSAGFRELTAPDGRALPTRDRASCCFFYTLSPEDTCVTCPRTCDADRVRKLSAAAAAGTAV; encoded by the coding sequence ATGTCCGTCCCCGCTCTGCTGCCGTCCCCGCCCGCCTCCCCCGTCGCGGAGTCCTACGCACGGCTGGCCGAGGTGTTCCCAGGGCTGCGGATCCGCGAGCTGGGCGAGGGAGAGCCGACACCGCGCGGCGGCGGCTGGGTCGGCGCCGACGAGCTGGCGGCGGGCGGCCCCGCCCTCGACGCGTTCCTGGCCTGGGACAGCGCGCAGGTGCTGCGCGACCACGGCAAGCGCGCCCGCCCCGACGTGATCGCGAGCTTCGGACTGCACCGGTACGCCTGGCCCGCCTGCCTCCTGGTGACCGTGCCGTGGTTCCTGGACCGCCGGGTGCCGCGCGTGCCGGTGGGGGACGTCTCCTTCCAGCGGGCGCTGGGGCGGATGGCCGTACGGGTACGGGAGTTCGCGTGCCTGCCGGGCGACCCCGCGGCCGTACTGCCGGGCGCCCGCGTCGTACCGGACGAGGAGGCGCTGCGCGCCGAGGTGCGGGCGGCCGTCGCCGAGCACATCGAGCCGGTGCTTGAGGGGTTCGGGCCCCGGATGCGGCGCGGCAGGAGGGCGCTGTGGGGCATGGCGACCGACGAGATCGTCGAGGGCCTGTGGTACGTCGCGCAGCTGATGGACGAGGAGGCGCGCGCGATGCACGAGCTGGAGCTGCTGCTCCCCGGCTCGGGCAGGACAACGGGCTCTTCGGTGTCCGGGCAGGACTCCGACTCGGACTCCGGCCCCGTCCCGGTCAAGCCGTACGTCGGTTCGGCCGGCTTCCGTGAACTGACCGCGCCGGACGGGCGCGCGCTGCCGACCCGCGACCGCGCGAGCTGCTGCTTCTTCTACACCCTCAGCCCCGAGGACACCTGTGTCACCTGCCCTCGCACGTGCGACGCGGACCGGGTGCGCAAGCTGAGCGCCGCCGCGGCCGCGGGTACGGCCGTCTGA
- a CDS encoding DUF2637 domain-containing protein, which produces MRLTDISLDWLLPGGVMLAGAVAAVAVLARSKRAGDQAAADDSWERSEERRRRKEAIYGIASYLLLFCCAAVAAALSFHGLVGFGRQNLNLSGGWEYLVPFGLDGAAMFCSVLAVREASHGDAALGSRLLVWLFAGAAAWFNWVHAPRGIGHDGAPQFFAGMSLSAAVLFDRALKQTRRAALREQGLVPRPLPQIRIVRWLRAPRETFAAWSLMLLEGVRTLDDAVEEVREDRREKQRARHQRREQQKLDRARLRAFNRQHRAWGIGRGGRQVEVQNLNSSSGSAPAAVGASVAEPAIAEPGQLPLRARPSLQAVRGPEPRTVDLTAEDDTQAIPRLDSLEQKLKSLEQQFG; this is translated from the coding sequence ATGAGACTGACCGACATATCGCTGGACTGGCTGCTCCCGGGCGGTGTGATGCTCGCCGGAGCCGTGGCGGCGGTGGCGGTGCTCGCGCGCTCCAAGCGCGCCGGTGACCAAGCCGCGGCCGACGACTCCTGGGAACGCAGCGAGGAACGCCGCCGGCGCAAGGAGGCCATCTACGGCATCGCCTCCTACCTGCTTCTCTTCTGCTGTGCGGCCGTCGCCGCCGCACTCTCCTTCCACGGCTTGGTCGGCTTCGGCCGGCAGAACCTCAACCTCTCCGGAGGCTGGGAGTACCTGGTGCCGTTCGGCCTCGACGGCGCCGCCATGTTCTGCTCGGTCCTCGCGGTCCGCGAGGCCAGCCACGGCGACGCGGCTCTCGGCTCCCGGCTGCTGGTCTGGCTGTTCGCCGGAGCGGCCGCCTGGTTCAACTGGGTGCACGCCCCGCGCGGCATCGGCCACGACGGCGCCCCGCAGTTCTTCGCGGGCATGTCCCTCTCGGCCGCCGTGCTGTTCGACCGGGCGCTCAAGCAGACCCGGCGGGCGGCGCTGCGCGAACAGGGCCTGGTCCCGCGTCCGCTGCCGCAGATCCGGATCGTCCGGTGGCTGCGGGCGCCCCGGGAGACGTTCGCCGCCTGGTCGCTCATGCTGCTGGAGGGCGTCCGCACCCTGGACGACGCGGTCGAGGAGGTCCGCGAGGACCGGCGCGAGAAGCAGCGCGCCCGCCATCAGCGGCGCGAGCAGCAGAAACTGGACCGGGCACGCCTGCGGGCGTTCAACCGGCAACACCGCGCCTGGGGGATCGGGCGGGGCGGCCGCCAGGTCGAGGTGCAGAACCTGAACTCGTCGTCGGGCTCCGCGCCGGCCGCCGTGGGGGCGTCCGTCGCGGAGCCCGCCATAGCCGAGCCGGGACAGCTGCCGCTTCGCGCCCGGCCCTCCCTGCAGGCCGTGAGAGGACCTGAACCCCGGACCGTCGACCTCACCGCCGAGGACGACACCCAGGCGATCCCACGACTCGACTCGCTGGAGCAGAAGCTGAAGAGTCTGGAGCAGCAGTTCGGCTGA
- a CDS encoding ATP-binding protein, whose amino-acid sequence MMDRHDRISGTAHGRVNGSIPGPGDDHPPAQLRHHVGSGDLTAVAEVRRALRGLLRHRVAPEPADAAELLTSELVTNALIHTDHGAVVTATLGPTALRVEVRDFVPDLPDPYVPASDEGTHGRGLLLVQALADAWGVRAQGVGKVVWFELSDVKPTE is encoded by the coding sequence ATGATGGACCGGCACGACCGGATATCCGGAACGGCGCACGGGCGGGTGAACGGGTCGATACCCGGGCCGGGGGACGACCATCCCCCGGCGCAGCTGCGCCATCACGTGGGCAGCGGTGATCTGACGGCGGTGGCGGAGGTGCGCCGCGCGCTGCGCGGGTTATTGCGCCATCGCGTCGCGCCGGAACCGGCGGACGCCGCGGAGCTGCTGACGAGCGAGCTGGTGACGAACGCGCTGATCCACACCGACCACGGGGCGGTGGTGACGGCGACGCTCGGCCCGACGGCGCTGCGGGTGGAGGTACGGGACTTCGTCCCGGACCTGCCCGATCCGTACGTACCGGCGTCGGACGAGGGGACGCACGGCAGAGGCCTGCTGCTGGTGCAGGCACTCGCGGACGCCTGGGGGGTCAGGGCGCAGGGCGTCGGCAAGGTGGTCTGGTTCGAACTCTCCGACGTGAAGCCGACGGAATAG
- a CDS encoding pyruvate dehydrogenase, whose amino-acid sequence MARQSVAEQFVDLLVRAGVQRLYGVVGDSLNPVVDAIRRTRGLDWVQVRHEESAAFAAGAEAQVTGRLAACAGSCGPGNLHLINGLYDAHRSMAPVLALASHIPSGEIGLGYFQETHPDQLFRECSDYCELISSPRQMPRLLQTAIQHAIGRSGVSVVAMPGDIAAQPAAEKATEHALVPARPTVRPGDEVIDALARMVDDAHRVTLFCGSGTAGAHAEVMQFAERVKAPVGHALRGKEWIQYDNPFDVGMSGLLGYGAAYEATHECDLLILLGTDFPYNAFLPDDVRIVQVDVRPERLGRRSRLDLAVWGDVRETLRCLVPRVRAKTDRRFLDRMLKKHADALEGVVKAYTRKVEKHTPIHPEYVASVLDELADDDAVFTVDTGMCNVWAARYLTPNGRRRIIGSFSHGSMANALPQAIGAQFTDRRRQVVSMSGDGGFAMLMGDFLTLLQYDLPVKVVLFNNSSLGMVELEMLVAGLPSYGTTNHNPDFAAIARAAGAYGVRVEKPKQLAGALKDAFKHKGPALVDVVTDPNALSMPPKISADMVTGFALSASKIVLDGGVGRMLQMARSNVRNIPRP is encoded by the coding sequence ATGGCCAGACAGAGCGTGGCAGAACAGTTCGTCGACCTCCTCGTCCGCGCGGGCGTCCAGCGGCTGTACGGGGTGGTCGGCGACAGCCTGAACCCGGTCGTGGACGCGATCCGCCGCACCCGCGGCCTGGACTGGGTCCAGGTGCGGCACGAGGAGTCCGCCGCGTTCGCGGCCGGGGCGGAGGCGCAGGTGACCGGCCGGCTCGCCGCCTGTGCCGGCTCGTGCGGCCCCGGCAACCTGCACCTGATCAACGGCCTGTACGACGCCCACCGTTCGATGGCCCCGGTCCTCGCCCTGGCCTCGCACATCCCGTCCGGCGAGATCGGCCTCGGCTACTTCCAGGAGACCCACCCGGACCAGCTGTTCCGCGAGTGCAGCGACTACTGCGAGCTGATCTCCAGCCCGCGCCAGATGCCCCGGCTTCTGCAGACCGCGATCCAGCACGCCATCGGCCGCAGCGGCGTCAGCGTCGTGGCGATGCCCGGCGACATCGCGGCCCAGCCCGCCGCGGAGAAGGCCACCGAGCACGCCCTGGTCCCGGCCCGCCCCACGGTCCGCCCCGGCGACGAGGTGATCGACGCGCTGGCCCGCATGGTCGACGACGCGCACCGGGTCACCCTCTTCTGCGGCAGCGGCACGGCCGGGGCGCACGCCGAGGTCATGCAGTTCGCGGAGCGCGTCAAGGCGCCGGTCGGCCACGCCCTGCGCGGCAAGGAGTGGATCCAGTACGACAATCCGTTCGACGTCGGGATGAGCGGGCTGCTCGGCTACGGCGCCGCCTACGAGGCCACCCACGAGTGCGACCTGCTGATCCTGCTCGGCACGGACTTCCCGTACAACGCGTTCCTGCCCGACGACGTCCGGATCGTCCAGGTCGACGTGCGCCCCGAGCGGCTGGGCCGCCGCTCCCGCCTCGACCTGGCCGTGTGGGGCGACGTCCGCGAGACGCTGCGCTGCCTCGTCCCGCGCGTGCGGGCCAAGACGGACCGCCGGTTCCTGGACCGGATGCTCAAGAAGCACGCCGACGCGCTGGAGGGCGTCGTCAAGGCGTACACGCGCAAGGTGGAGAAGCACACCCCCATCCACCCGGAGTACGTGGCGTCGGTGCTCGACGAACTCGCCGACGACGACGCGGTGTTCACCGTGGACACGGGCATGTGCAACGTCTGGGCGGCCCGCTACCTCACGCCCAACGGGCGGCGCCGCATCATCGGCTCGTTCAGCCACGGGTCCATGGCCAACGCCCTGCCGCAGGCCATCGGCGCCCAGTTCACCGACCGCCGCCGCCAGGTCGTCTCGATGTCGGGCGACGGCGGCTTCGCCATGCTGATGGGCGACTTCCTCACGCTCCTCCAGTACGACCTGCCGGTGAAGGTCGTCCTGTTCAACAACTCCTCGCTCGGCATGGTGGAGCTGGAGATGCTGGTCGCGGGCCTCCCCTCGTACGGCACCACCAACCACAACCCCGACTTCGCGGCCATCGCCCGCGCGGCCGGCGCCTACGGCGTACGGGTGGAGAAGCCGAAGCAGCTCGCGGGCGCCCTCAAGGACGCCTTCAAGCACAAGGGACCCGCCCTGGTGGACGTGGTGACCGACCCCAACGCCCTGTCCATGCCGCCGAAGATCAGCGCCGACATGGTGACCGGCTTCGCCCTCTCCGCCAGCAAGATCGTCCTGGACGGCGGGGTGGGCCGGATGCTCCAGATGGCCCGCTCCAACGTCCGCAACATTCCGCGCCCTTGA
- a CDS encoding protein phosphatase 2C domain-containing protein, whose product MSSGEDDWWDKLYDEGAPDTAPAASGDTLDDRFDSASGTLADDRPTWWEQPPAPPPTTQLPSPRPPRAPWEPQPPTTPRTFPHTPPPPPGWSPRPPADAPSAGPAPRPPADAPPPGPAVRPPRPPEAPRRPPSPPHADRGAAPTAPASAAPAPAGSAPAGSAPTVPPSATPAPTVPVPTVPASAGQPPTVPAPAGSSSAGQPPTVPAPAGPAPADPVPAAATPAAAAPAGPAASSPAVDAAAPARPDPRVDDSRPLATLPGERPVPVPYVGDGPPTYEAEPTALPLARAHELDELVHDTVLDGARYGTFTLRAASVRGDSARYRGEPRRDALLTARFGAGDEALVLVAVASGARAAEAAHLAAADACRWIGEAVGRSHARLAQDIAAGRREDLKSGLHRLTDRSYGRLRARAAELGVEPDEYTADLRCLLLTADPGCRTRVFFGVGAGGLFRLRDGAWQDLEPPAPGPADVTGEAVVGFGSPPQAPAPADGTGDGGGDPVADRLTMRLGVTAHPSAPYIEDPLPPPAVPFRFRASVARPGDTLLLASGGLAEPLRGEPALAKELAVRWGAEEPPGLAAFLADTLLRVKGYADDRTAAAVWEA is encoded by the coding sequence ATGAGTTCCGGCGAGGACGACTGGTGGGACAAGCTGTACGACGAAGGCGCCCCGGACACGGCCCCGGCCGCGTCGGGCGACACGCTGGACGACCGGTTCGACTCGGCGTCGGGCACCCTGGCGGACGACCGCCCCACGTGGTGGGAGCAGCCCCCCGCACCGCCCCCCACCACCCAACTCCCCTCCCCGCGCCCGCCCCGGGCCCCGTGGGAGCCACAGCCCCCCACGACTCCCCGCACGTTTCCCCACACCCCGCCCCCACCGCCGGGCTGGTCCCCGCGCCCGCCCGCGGACGCCCCGTCAGCCGGCCCGGCCCCCCGTCCACCCGCAGACGCGCCACCGCCAGGCCCTGCCGTACGGCCGCCGCGGCCGCCTGAGGCCCCCCGGCGCCCGCCGAGCCCCCCGCACGCCGACCGCGGGGCGGCCCCCACAGCCCCGGCTTCCGCAGCCCCGGCCCCCGCAGGCTCAGCCCCCGCAGGCTCAGCCCCGACAGTTCCGCCGTCCGCGACCCCGGCCCCGACAGTTCCGGTGCCGACGGTCCCGGCCTCCGCAGGTCAGCCGCCGACGGTCCCGGCCCCCGCAGGCTCGTCCTCCGCAGGTCAGCCGCCGACCGTCCCGGCGCCCGCCGGCCCAGCGCCCGCCGACCCGGTCCCCGCAGCCGCGACGCCCGCAGCCGCGGCGCCCGCAGGTCCTGCCGCCTCCTCTCCTGCCGTCGATGCCGCGGCGCCCGCCCGTCCCGATCCGCGCGTCGACGACTCCCGTCCCCTGGCGACTCTCCCGGGCGAGCGGCCCGTGCCCGTCCCGTATGTGGGCGACGGGCCGCCCACGTACGAGGCCGAGCCCACCGCGCTGCCCCTCGCGCGGGCCCACGAGTTGGATGAGCTGGTCCATGACACCGTCCTCGACGGGGCCCGCTACGGCACGTTCACGTTGCGCGCGGCGTCCGTGCGGGGCGACTCCGCCCGGTACCGCGGCGAGCCGCGCCGCGACGCGCTGCTCACCGCGCGGTTCGGCGCCGGCGACGAGGCCCTGGTGCTGGTCGCCGTCGCGTCCGGCGCCCGCGCCGCCGAGGCCGCCCACCTGGCAGCCGCCGACGCCTGCCGATGGATCGGCGAAGCCGTGGGCCGCAGCCACGCCCGCCTGGCGCAGGACATCGCGGCGGGCCGCCGCGAGGACCTGAAGTCGGGTCTGCACCGCCTCACCGACCGCTCGTACGGCAGGCTCCGCGCCCGCGCCGCCGAACTGGGCGTCGAACCGGACGAGTACACCGCCGACCTGCGCTGCCTGCTGCTGACCGCCGACCCCGGATGCCGTACCCGGGTGTTCTTCGGTGTCGGCGCCGGAGGGCTGTTCCGGCTCCGGGACGGCGCCTGGCAGGACCTGGAGCCGCCCGCGCCCGGCCCCGCCGACGTCACCGGCGAAGCCGTCGTCGGCTTCGGCTCCCCGCCCCAGGCGCCCGCCCCCGCGGACGGCACGGGCGACGGCGGCGGTGACCCCGTGGCCGACCGGCTGACGATGCGGCTCGGAGTGACGGCCCACCCCTCCGCCCCGTACATCGAGGACCCCCTGCCGCCGCCCGCCGTGCCGTTCCGCTTCCGCGCCTCCGTGGCGCGCCCGGGGGACACGCTGCTCCTGGCGAGCGGCGGGCTCGCGGAGCCGCTGCGCGGTGAGCCGGCGCTCGCCAAGGAGCTGGCCGTGCGCTGGGGTGCCGAGGAGCCGCCCGGCCTCGCCGCGTTCCTCGCGGACACCCTGCTGAGGGTGAAGGGGTACGCCGATGACCGTACGGCGGCGGCCGTCTGGGAGGCGTAA
- a CDS encoding helix-turn-helix domain-containing protein, translated as MLTAIGLDERQESAYRALVALGAAEVTDLAHRLALPEPDTERALRRLEAQGLAAQSSSRPGRWVAAPPAVALGALLTQQRHELEQAELAAARLAQQYRAEAVEPAVHDLVEVVTGASAVAHRFLQLQLGAAEEVCALVTGRPVVVAGSDNDAEERAAGRGVAYRVVVEREVLELPTGVAELSAALGRGERVRVVDRVPTKLVIADRSLAMVPLTGRGTEPAALVVHASGLLESLAGLFEAVWREAVPLRLGAGPEEVTAAGPDETDLEILSLLLAGLTDASVAKQLDLGLRTVQRRVKGLMELAGVTTRLQLGWHAYERGWVSR; from the coding sequence GTGCTGACGGCGATAGGACTCGACGAGCGCCAGGAGTCCGCGTACCGGGCGCTGGTGGCCCTGGGGGCGGCCGAGGTGACGGATCTCGCGCACCGGCTGGCGCTGCCGGAGCCGGACACCGAGCGGGCGCTGCGGCGGCTGGAGGCCCAGGGGCTGGCGGCGCAGTCGTCGTCCCGGCCGGGGCGGTGGGTGGCGGCGCCGCCCGCGGTGGCGCTGGGCGCACTGCTGACCCAGCAGCGCCACGAGCTGGAGCAGGCGGAGCTGGCCGCGGCGCGGCTGGCGCAGCAGTACCGGGCGGAGGCGGTGGAGCCCGCGGTGCACGACCTGGTGGAGGTGGTGACCGGGGCCAGCGCGGTGGCGCACCGGTTCCTCCAGCTCCAGCTGGGGGCGGCGGAGGAGGTGTGCGCGCTGGTGACGGGGCGGCCGGTGGTGGTGGCGGGCTCCGACAACGACGCGGAGGAGCGCGCCGCGGGCCGGGGCGTGGCGTACCGGGTGGTGGTGGAGCGGGAGGTGCTGGAGCTGCCCACGGGCGTGGCCGAGCTGTCGGCGGCGCTGGGGCGGGGCGAGCGGGTGCGGGTGGTGGACCGGGTGCCGACGAAGCTGGTGATCGCGGACCGGTCGCTGGCGATGGTGCCGCTGACGGGGCGGGGCACGGAGCCGGCCGCGCTGGTGGTGCACGCGAGCGGGCTGCTGGAGTCGCTGGCGGGATTGTTCGAGGCGGTGTGGCGGGAGGCGGTGCCGCTGCGGCTGGGGGCCGGCCCCGAGGAGGTGACGGCAGCGGGCCCGGACGAGACGGACCTGGAGATCCTGTCGCTGCTGCTGGCGGGCCTGACGGACGCGAGCGTGGCGAAGCAGCTGGACCTGGGCCTGCGGACGGTGCAGCGGCGGGTGAAGGGCCTGATGGAGCTGGCGGGCGTGACGACCCGCCTCCAGCTGGGCTGGCACGCGTACGAACGCGGGTGGGTCTCCCGCTGA